From the Clostridiales bacterium FE2011 genome, one window contains:
- a CDS encoding phosphotransferase, with amino-acid sequence MGIYLEKTEDVGALKPVLEKLAGISEFEAYRFCDDFADIHKRYDVFKIVYSGGAAILKLYDEAPEAYECEKKTYQSFPEGAPVPQVLGFADGFMLSEFIPGDDLKEVTDETAAAAGRSVAEIMNAFPMDREYDRTEADKLIARRKERAEFLQNEPLLREAYAAYLDRLKDMPLTMENGDFLPINCIYNGERVYIIDWEFGGFLPYALDIARFMAHSGEGKEYTYRMTDKQKQIFMDTIYENLLVKPARGIFDRDVQMALLDELIIILKRYLTDLTVPREAEFELYYSRACAIAKKLLS; translated from the coding sequence ATGGGTATTTATCTTGAAAAAACGGAAGATGTGGGAGCACTGAAGCCAGTGCTGGAGAAGCTGGCGGGGATCAGCGAGTTTGAGGCATACCGTTTCTGCGATGATTTTGCGGATATCCATAAGCGGTATGACGTCTTTAAGATTGTGTATTCCGGCGGGGCAGCCATCCTGAAGCTGTATGATGAAGCCCCGGAAGCTTATGAATGTGAGAAAAAGACATATCAGTCATTTCCGGAAGGGGCGCCGGTTCCGCAGGTACTGGGCTTTGCTGATGGATTCATGCTGTCAGAGTTTATCCCCGGCGATGACCTGAAGGAAGTTACGGATGAAACGGCTGCAGCCGCGGGAAGGTCCGTTGCGGAGATTATGAACGCATTCCCGATGGACAGGGAGTATGACAGGACAGAAGCGGATAAACTGATTGCCCGCCGGAAAGAACGGGCGGAGTTCCTGCAGAATGAACCGCTGCTCCGGGAAGCATATGCAGCATACCTGGACAGACTGAAGGATATGCCGCTGACCATGGAGAACGGTGATTTCCTGCCAATCAACTGCATATACAACGGAGAACGGGTTTATATCATTGACTGGGAGTTTGGCGGCTTTCTGCCCTATGCCCTGGATATTGCCCGGTTTATGGCCCATTCCGGAGAAGGTAAAGAATATACTTACCGCATGACAGACAAACAAAAGCAGATTTTCATGGATACAATCTATGAAAACCTGCTTGTGAAACCGGCGAGGGGTATCTTTGACCGGGATGTTCAGATGGCTTTACTGGATGAGCTGATCATTATCCTGAAAAGATACTTAACGGATCTGACTGTGCCGCGGGAAGCGGAGTTTGAGTTGTACTACAGCCGGGCCTGCGCCATCGCAAAGAAACTGCTCAGCTGA
- a CDS encoding alpha/beta hydrolase: protein MSYEFNTLGDLLSNPKIRPIARDAIRNRNLKNEEVWNMTLSQLTEDHVFFGNINNGIQRLYEAADTGEWYYPLYSEEECAEDEARKGVSLVWFPSADPEADNRPFILVVPGGGFVNVWNLTEGWPIAEQFNRCGYHAFILTYQVDGEDSLLKKNMDDFARALQLIREKKEQFHVQADRYITCGFSAGGYLICLWNTKMGYPDHNLPKPEACFPVYSVVSMKYDDDDDGEDEDDTEWQYRIFGCPGEEAVKGDYEIPEHAEGFPPCALFATAGDDLVNPEHSKMLARVLESMNIPCRLEIGPEGGHGFADGSGMCMAGWTERAVKWFESLQK from the coding sequence ATGTCATATGAATTCAACACGCTGGGTGATTTGCTGAGCAACCCGAAGATCCGGCCGATTGCGCGAGACGCGATCCGGAACAGGAACCTGAAGAATGAAGAAGTATGGAATATGACGCTGAGCCAGCTGACAGAAGATCATGTTTTCTTCGGAAATATCAATAACGGTATCCAGCGCCTGTATGAAGCGGCGGATACCGGAGAATGGTATTATCCGCTGTACAGCGAGGAAGAGTGTGCAGAGGATGAAGCACGCAAGGGCGTCAGCCTGGTGTGGTTCCCGTCAGCCGATCCGGAGGCGGATAACCGGCCGTTTATACTGGTGGTGCCCGGCGGTGGATTTGTGAACGTGTGGAACCTGACGGAAGGCTGGCCGATTGCGGAACAATTCAACCGCTGCGGCTACCATGCGTTTATCCTGACTTACCAGGTGGATGGAGAAGACAGTCTGCTGAAAAAGAACATGGATGACTTTGCCCGGGCGCTGCAGCTGATCCGGGAGAAGAAAGAACAGTTCCATGTGCAGGCAGACCGGTATATCACCTGCGGATTCTCTGCGGGCGGATACCTGATCTGCCTGTGGAATACGAAGATGGGATATCCGGACCACAATCTGCCGAAACCTGAGGCATGCTTCCCGGTCTATTCCGTAGTGAGCATGAAGTACGACGATGACGATGATGGTGAAGATGAGGACGATACGGAATGGCAGTACCGGATATTCGGCTGCCCCGGTGAGGAAGCAGTAAAGGGAGACTATGAGATTCCGGAACACGCGGAAGGTTTTCCGCCCTGCGCACTCTTTGCGACAGCCGGAGATGATCTGGTTAATCCGGAGCATTCGAAGATGCTGGCCAGGGTACTTGAGAGTATGAATATTCCCTGCAGGCTGGAAATCGGACCTGAAGGCGGACACGGCTTCGCGGACGGCTCCGGCATGTGTATGGCCGGATGGACAGAACGCGCCGTTAAATGGTTTGAATCACTTCAGAAATAA
- a CDS encoding low specificity L-threonine aldolase: protein MISFESDYIAGAHPEVLKRLIETNLESLPGYGSDPYCESAKRKIRETIGIPEAEVYFLTGGTQTNAVVISTLLADYEGVIAAKTGHVSVHEAGAIEYTGHEVLEVPQKDGKIAAETLKEYLTVYYGDESHEHMTFPGMVYLSHPTEYGTLYTKAELESIAAVCREYKMSLYMDGARLAYGLMSHDTDLTLSDIARLCDVFYIGGTKVGALCGEAVVFTKGNMPKHFLTSVKKRGALVAKGRLLGVQFDALFTDDLYFRIGRHAIEMADKLKEIFRKHGISFFIQSPTNQQFVILENHQMEKIAQKVAFSFWEKLDEEHTVVRFATGWSTTDEDLKALEEALETMNN from the coding sequence ATGATCTCCTTTGAAAGCGACTATATTGCCGGGGCACATCCAGAGGTGCTCAAAAGACTGATTGAGACGAACCTGGAATCCCTGCCGGGATACGGTTCGGATCCATATTGCGAAAGCGCCAAGAGAAAGATCCGTGAGACCATCGGCATACCGGAGGCGGAGGTGTATTTCCTGACGGGAGGTACACAGACCAATGCTGTCGTTATCTCCACGCTGCTGGCAGATTACGAAGGCGTGATTGCCGCAAAAACCGGTCATGTGAGCGTGCATGAAGCGGGAGCCATTGAGTACACCGGCCATGAAGTGCTGGAGGTGCCGCAGAAGGACGGAAAGATCGCGGCAGAGACGCTGAAGGAGTACCTGACGGTGTATTACGGCGATGAAAGCCATGAACACATGACATTCCCGGGGATGGTGTATCTTTCCCATCCGACGGAGTATGGTACGCTGTATACGAAGGCGGAACTGGAGAGCATTGCGGCGGTCTGCCGGGAATATAAGATGTCGCTGTACATGGACGGAGCCAGACTGGCATACGGCCTGATGAGCCATGATACCGATCTGACCCTTTCTGACATTGCCAGACTGTGCGATGTGTTTTATATTGGCGGTACCAAGGTGGGCGCCCTATGCGGTGAAGCAGTTGTGTTCACCAAGGGTAATATGCCGAAGCACTTCCTGACTTCCGTAAAGAAAAGGGGAGCGCTGGTGGCAAAAGGCCGGCTGCTTGGCGTGCAGTTTGACGCACTGTTCACGGATGACCTGTATTTCCGGATTGGCCGTCATGCCATTGAGATGGCTGATAAGCTGAAGGAGATCTTCCGGAAACACGGGATATCGTTCTTCATCCAGTCACCGACCAACCAGCAGTTTGTGATCCTGGAGAATCACCAGATGGAGAAGATTGCACAGAAGGTGGCTTTCAGCTTCTGGGAGAAGCTGGATGAAGAACATACTGTGGTCCGTTTTGCAACGGGCTGGTCAACGACGGATGAAGATCTGAAGGCGCTGGAAGAAGCACTGGAAACAATGAATAATTAA
- a CDS encoding EamA family transporter has protein sequence MGDKTNDRRSVIMIVASMLIFGTIGLFRRYIPCSSAFLAFVRGILGGLLLLAFTRIKKKSTGEKLPRQTVTWLAVSGAVIGINWMLLFEAYNHTTVAVATLCYYMQPTIVMLVSPLLFREKLTKRKAICAVIAVIGMVLVSGVTEGGGAGTGNLKGVLLGLGAAVCYASVIIMNKKITGVDAYRKTTIQLLCAGLVMVPYMLLTGGIDGAGFNTTAVILLLVVGVIHTGFAYVLYFGSMDGLKAQSIAMLSYIDPVTALLLSALVLREPLSAAGVVGAGMILFSAIFAEKRINEN, from the coding sequence ATGGGGGATAAGACAAACGATCGCAGATCGGTCATCATGATCGTTGCGTCCATGCTCATTTTCGGGACAATCGGCCTTTTCAGGCGGTATATTCCGTGCTCTTCAGCATTCCTGGCTTTTGTGCGGGGAATTCTCGGCGGACTGCTCCTGCTGGCTTTTACGCGGATAAAGAAAAAGAGCACAGGAGAGAAACTGCCGCGGCAGACGGTGACCTGGCTGGCTGTTTCCGGGGCTGTGATCGGTATCAACTGGATGCTGTTGTTTGAGGCATACAATCATACGACTGTCGCAGTGGCGACCCTGTGCTACTATATGCAGCCAACGATTGTGATGCTTGTTTCGCCGCTGCTGTTCCGGGAAAAACTGACTAAAAGAAAAGCGATCTGCGCTGTAATAGCTGTGATCGGTATGGTGCTTGTTTCCGGTGTGACTGAGGGCGGGGGAGCCGGAACAGGAAACCTGAAAGGTGTGCTGCTGGGCCTTGGCGCAGCGGTATGCTATGCTTCCGTGATTATCATGAACAAGAAAATCACCGGCGTGGACGCATACCGGAAGACCACGATTCAGCTGCTGTGCGCCGGGCTGGTGATGGTCCCGTATATGCTGCTGACAGGCGGAATTGACGGGGCAGGATTCAACACCACCGCTGTTATACTGCTGCTTGTGGTGGGGGTTATACACACAGGATTTGCCTATGTACTTTATTTCGGCAGTATGGACGGGCTGAAAGCGCAGTCCATTGCCATGCTCAGCTATATTGATCCGGTGACAGCCCTGCTGCTGTCTGCACTGGTGCTCAGGGAGCCGCTGAGCGCGGCGGGAGTAGTGGGGGCGGGAATGATTCTTTTTTCTGCAATATTTGCAGAAAAAAGAATTAATGAAAACTGA
- a CDS encoding GNAT family N-acetyltransferase, whose protein sequence is MEIREYKHYDEREIIGLYSAVGWKAYTDDPEALRKGYENSLLVLGAYEGEQLMGIIRVVGDGETIVFVQDILVFPEYRRKGIGTALLKEIMSKYGHVRQIELVTDSKPETIAFYESAGFRKLSDLGCTGFMKF, encoded by the coding sequence ATGGAGATCAGAGAATATAAGCATTATGACGAGCGGGAGATCATCGGGCTGTATTCCGCGGTTGGGTGGAAAGCCTATACAGATGATCCGGAAGCTCTGCGGAAAGGCTATGAAAACTCCCTGCTGGTGCTGGGAGCATATGAGGGAGAACAACTGATGGGCATTATTCGTGTTGTCGGGGACGGGGAAACAATTGTGTTTGTCCAGGATATCCTGGTTTTTCCGGAATACCGACGGAAGGGCATTGGAACGGCCTTGCTGAAGGAGATCATGTCCAAATACGGTCATGTGCGCCAGATTGAACTGGTGACGGACAGCAAGCCCGAAACCATCGCCTTTTATGAGTCTGCCGGCTTCCGAAAACTGTCAGATCTCGGATGCACCGGCTTTATGAAATTCTGA
- a CDS encoding L,D-transpeptidase: protein MKIKSLFCLLSVLVLLGSCIPAIAEDEMEYEEEEGWLDLDEGTASETADEPAEEPAEASTSGVFTPSYGSKYTKDIGSSYWTTPMDISNEQVVWNMLMEPITVVDLGKVKGKSRSQLTKMQTYLYQEPDDKSKILGEVSNLSQGVRVIENLDNGWSLVECYSSSFFSKPATKTKAWNILVSGYIPTKYLKQVQPTSRLALVVDKLAQRLYVFQEGKMIATLLCSTGLVQWNGSKYQPYNETRSGEFLLINMTGQLTSDRLICSYAIRFNGGDEVHEVPHQENRDGSNNYKSTEPKLGTKCSHGCIRVQRLKTPDGINMAWIYNLVNSENLCGKVKVVIWEDWQGRQLPIPDPDTKLYYNPNGGSYYHSEDHCTNGKGITFTEFSYSQLDEEPYSHLEACPNCAPARRLKEIQEINELYAEGGDHEELLNSLRQDYYDYLKN, encoded by the coding sequence ATGAAGATAAAATCCCTGTTTTGTTTACTGAGCGTCCTGGTGCTGCTTGGCTCATGTATTCCTGCCATCGCAGAAGATGAGATGGAATACGAGGAAGAAGAGGGCTGGCTGGATCTGGATGAGGGCACGGCATCTGAAACTGCAGATGAACCGGCAGAAGAACCTGCTGAAGCAAGCACATCGGGTGTTTTTACGCCTTCCTACGGCAGCAAATATACAAAGGATATCGGTTCCTCTTACTGGACGACGCCCATGGATATCAGCAACGAGCAAGTTGTATGGAATATGCTCATGGAGCCGATTACCGTTGTGGATCTGGGAAAGGTAAAGGGAAAAAGCCGTTCCCAGCTGACGAAGATGCAGACCTACCTGTACCAGGAACCGGATGATAAGTCCAAGATCCTGGGCGAGGTATCCAATTTATCCCAGGGCGTGCGTGTGATTGAGAACCTGGATAACGGATGGTCCCTGGTGGAGTGCTATTCCAGCTCTTTCTTTTCCAAACCGGCAACAAAGACCAAGGCATGGAATATTCTTGTGAGCGGATACATTCCGACAAAGTACCTGAAGCAGGTACAGCCTACGAGCCGGCTGGCCCTGGTGGTGGATAAGCTGGCACAGCGGCTGTATGTATTCCAGGAAGGCAAGATGATCGCCACGCTCCTGTGCTCCACCGGCCTGGTGCAGTGGAACGGATCGAAGTATCAGCCGTACAACGAGACCCGATCCGGTGAGTTCCTGCTGATCAACATGACCGGCCAGCTGACCAGTGACCGGCTGATCTGCTCCTACGCAATCCGCTTCAATGGTGGAGATGAAGTGCATGAAGTGCCTCATCAGGAAAACCGGGATGGGAGCAACAATTACAAGTCTACCGAGCCGAAACTGGGTACCAAGTGCAGCCACGGCTGTATCCGGGTACAGCGCCTGAAGACTCCTGATGGAATCAACATGGCCTGGATTTATAACCTGGTCAATTCCGAGAACCTCTGCGGCAAGGTCAAAGTGGTGATTTGGGAAGACTGGCAGGGAAGACAGCTGCCAATACCGGATCCGGATACGAAGCTGTATTACAATCCGAACGGCGGATCCTACTACCACAGCGAGGATCACTGCACCAACGGCAAGGGGATCACCTTCACGGAGTTCTCCTACTCCCAGCTGGATGAGGAGCCCTACAGCCACCTGGAAGCCTGTCCCAACTGCGCACCGGCACGACGACTGAAGGAAATTCAGGAAATAAACGAGCTGTACGCTGAGGGCGGAGACCATGAGGAACTGCTGAATTCGCTGCGGCAGGACTATTATGACTATCTCAAAAATTAA
- a CDS encoding DUF554 domain-containing protein, whose amino-acid sequence MTGAIINTAAIIVGGICGHLFGKLLKDRHQETLTMACGIGTLFMGIAGAMNYMLHHNLLPSGGSMLVVGCLVLGGLIGEIINIESLFERFGEWLKKKTGNARDNQFVNGFVTASLTVCIGAMAIMGSIQDGISGDWSTLGTKSILDLIIVMVMTCSLGKGCAFSAVPVLIWEGCLTLLASAIKPIMTEAALGYLSLVGSVLIFCVGLNLVWGKKIRVANLLPAVILAVAASFLPIQF is encoded by the coding sequence ATGACCGGGGCAATCATTAACACTGCTGCCATCATTGTTGGCGGAATCTGCGGACATCTGTTCGGAAAGCTGCTGAAAGACCGCCATCAGGAGACATTGACGATGGCCTGCGGCATTGGAACGCTTTTTATGGGCATTGCAGGCGCAATGAACTATATGCTGCATCACAATCTGCTGCCCAGCGGCGGATCCATGTTGGTGGTGGGATGCCTTGTACTTGGCGGCCTGATCGGTGAGATCATCAATATTGAAAGCCTGTTCGAACGCTTTGGCGAGTGGCTGAAGAAAAAGACGGGCAATGCCAGGGACAATCAGTTTGTGAACGGGTTTGTGACGGCATCGCTGACGGTGTGCATCGGCGCAATGGCGATTATGGGATCTATCCAGGATGGGATATCCGGAGACTGGTCCACACTGGGCACCAAGTCTATTCTGGACCTGATTATCGTGATGGTAATGACCTGCTCTCTTGGGAAAGGTTGTGCTTTCTCCGCTGTTCCGGTATTGATCTGGGAAGGTTGCCTGACGCTGCTGGCTTCAGCCATTAAGCCGATTATGACAGAAGCTGCCCTGGGCTACCTGTCCCTGGTGGGTTCTGTGCTGATTTTCTGCGTCGGACTTAACCTGGTATGGGGAAAGAAGATCCGGGTGGCCAATCTGCTGCCGGCGGTGATCCTGGCGGTTGCAGCGTCCTTTTTGCCGATTCAGTTCTGA
- a CDS encoding GNAT family N-acetyltransferase — MKEQAYFLEEIAANGHVALNVMQYDGWLLRFSEGFTGRANSISVIYPSRKGIEEKVAYCEKCYAKQGLPTLFKLTEYDTELSNYLEKRGYKVVTPTDVMILDLKNTDLAADMSECVFAEKPQEWLPAYFEFENRKGKEQELFRQIVDKVVVDTIYCTVMKDGKPAACASTASEQGYVLLHNVVVDPAQRGQGLGEKLCRAILAKAKEDGARYAYLQVVQGNNVALNLYRKLGFEKVYTYWYMKQVNREQ; from the coding sequence ATGAAAGAACAGGCATATTTTCTGGAAGAGATCGCGGCTAACGGACATGTGGCACTGAATGTGATGCAGTATGACGGATGGCTGCTGCGGTTCTCTGAAGGATTTACAGGCAGGGCAAATTCCATCAGCGTGATTTATCCTTCCCGGAAGGGAATTGAGGAGAAAGTGGCATACTGCGAGAAATGCTACGCGAAGCAGGGACTGCCCACACTTTTCAAACTGACAGAGTATGATACAGAACTTTCCAATTACCTGGAAAAACGGGGCTATAAGGTGGTCACGCCTACGGACGTGATGATCCTGGACCTGAAGAACACCGACCTGGCGGCGGATATGAGCGAATGCGTTTTCGCGGAGAAACCGCAGGAGTGGCTGCCGGCCTATTTCGAATTTGAGAACAGAAAAGGAAAAGAACAGGAATTGTTCCGTCAGATTGTTGACAAAGTAGTCGTTGATACGATCTACTGTACAGTAATGAAGGACGGAAAACCTGCCGCCTGTGCGTCAACTGCGTCTGAACAGGGATACGTTCTGCTGCATAACGTGGTTGTGGATCCTGCACAGCGGGGACAAGGCCTAGGCGAAAAGCTTTGCCGGGCGATCCTGGCCAAAGCGAAGGAAGACGGCGCAAGGTATGCATACCTGCAGGTGGTGCAGGGGAACAATGTGGCACTGAACCTGTACCGGAAGCTGGGATTTGAAAAGGTATATACTTACTGGTATATGAAGCAGGTTAACAGGGAACAGTAA
- a CDS encoding amino acid racemase translates to MKKIGLVGGTGPESTLMYYKELNTRIDRMTDGKAMPDIAIESVNFRRAWEYVERGQYDLLADYLAEKVNSLVAGGAEIVSLTAGTMHIVLGEVQEKTKAALVSIPKAVCREALNRGYRKIGLLGTIFTMEQDYMKTDFREAGFEVVIPEKADRELVAKRILEELENGIVKESTLKEFQGIIRKMRDEKGIEAVVLGCTELPMILNPGNCPVDCLDSVEIHINELINMAMEKSN, encoded by the coding sequence ATGAAGAAGATTGGACTGGTGGGCGGGACAGGACCCGAATCCACCCTCATGTACTATAAAGAACTGAATACAAGAATTGACAGGATGACGGACGGCAAAGCAATGCCGGATATCGCCATCGAGAGTGTTAATTTCCGCCGGGCGTGGGAGTATGTTGAGCGGGGACAGTATGACCTGCTGGCAGACTACCTGGCAGAAAAGGTGAACAGCCTGGTTGCCGGCGGTGCGGAGATCGTTTCCCTGACAGCGGGAACGATGCATATTGTGCTGGGCGAAGTGCAGGAGAAAACCAAGGCTGCGCTGGTCAGCATCCCCAAGGCAGTATGCCGGGAAGCACTGAACCGGGGATACCGGAAAATCGGCCTGCTGGGCACCATCTTTACGATGGAGCAGGATTATATGAAAACCGATTTCAGGGAGGCCGGCTTTGAGGTTGTGATTCCTGAAAAGGCAGACCGGGAGCTCGTTGCCAAACGGATCCTGGAGGAGCTGGAAAACGGCATTGTGAAGGAATCCACGCTGAAGGAGTTCCAGGGGATTATCCGGAAGATGCGGGATGAGAAGGGAATTGAGGCGGTTGTGCTGGGATGCACTGAGCTGCCGATGATCCTGAATCCCGGAAACTGCCCGGTAGACTGCCTGGACAGCGTGGAAATACACATTAATGAACTAATTAATATGGCAATGGAAAAGTCAAATTGA
- a CDS encoding histidine phosphatase family protein, whose amino-acid sequence MFYFVRHGETVWNVENKICGATDSPLTEKGHQQAIETGKKILAEGIHADLILYSPLSRAKDTARHISEVTGIPMQEEPRLFEQAYGKYESTPRNGEEFFEAKKQFLNRYEGGESMLHVAQRIYNLIDDLKKDDRDFILVAHNGIARVVESYFREMTNDEYSGFGIKNGEIRRYDF is encoded by the coding sequence ATGTTTTATTTTGTCAGGCACGGGGAGACCGTGTGGAATGTGGAAAATAAGATCTGCGGGGCAACGGACAGCCCGCTGACGGAGAAGGGTCACCAGCAGGCAATTGAAACGGGAAAGAAGATCCTGGCGGAAGGCATTCACGCGGATCTGATTCTGTATTCTCCGCTTTCCAGGGCTAAGGATACAGCGCGACACATCTCCGAGGTCACCGGCATACCGATGCAGGAAGAACCGAGACTGTTTGAACAGGCATACGGAAAGTATGAGTCTACGCCGCGAAACGGAGAAGAATTCTTCGAGGCAAAGAAACAGTTCCTGAACCGATATGAGGGCGGGGAGTCCATGCTCCATGTGGCACAGCGGATCTATAACCTGATTGATGACCTGAAAAAGGATGACCGGGACTTTATCCTGGTGGCGCATAACGGCATTGCCAGGGTGGTGGAATCCTATTTCCGGGAAATGACGAATGACGAGTATTCAGGATTTGGGATTAAGAATGGAGAAATAAGGCGATACGATTTTTAA
- a CDS encoding bifunctional metallophosphatase/5'-nucleotidase, with protein MPRKLFSLLLCVLFLFSIAFAEEPSAIPAPGSFTDFAILSTTDMHGKCWNTNILTGAAENNNMLRVSTAVKQIRQEYDPENVLLIDNGDLFQGTPVSQVQLLMRASGESTDQPAMAVCLKEIGYDVFVLGNHEFNYAWDIMSDTYHWLEENGVPVLAANACYDGSDPAHEAGENVFTPYVIKTVTVNGHEHKIGILGFENVDITRWDLPVNYPGIRFVHPGNDEFSNAREAELYLPRMKEEGCEFIIVSYHGGIGDTDISLFFGANTESQGMRMIGETEGIDFLIAGHDHSTGYSNTFIPNAAGKEIPVVNGGGQDLTKTVFRFSEDENGTLQWQMLSSENLQLRAFDTDSALEEIIRPYAEIAEADVESPVGIAGGYWDKSSEFYTKQTDSMDLVSAAMMDSGTEAMRLKYGESGLESLKAATGLDHLDVDMAITSVSSTGFTIWPGNISMKDIYRLYRYANNLLVLPMYGRDILSIMEENAKNRLTVRVMNGNAYFHTMGDQFTNILFGGLNFVIDMSRSEEHRIGIKDFANGRAFDRDALYLVAVNNYLLGNERCGLRAFSADDALWSQLEDGGSMTIQDSIAAYIRKETEEKGALTPDAFTWYWKIVYSADPAALPAYEGTKVASLAQKPEDGHTYVLYNESQGCALTARESNGGLDDTKINAYGEFLVDTLPENALLLTAHVDTEGRFSFSDLEGRYLSCVSGGGLKLTEGPSEDDLSLWQLEEAYGGWIIVNVGARDKQALEFYSDRFTTYVQGTSGLYFFNFYEPLS; from the coding sequence TTGCCACGCAAGCTGTTTTCTCTTCTTCTCTGCGTTTTATTCCTCTTCAGCATTGCCTTTGCTGAGGAGCCGTCTGCCATACCTGCCCCCGGCTCCTTCACCGATTTCGCAATTCTCTCCACAACAGATATGCACGGCAAGTGCTGGAATACCAATATCCTCACCGGAGCTGCCGAAAACAACAATATGCTCCGGGTTTCCACTGCCGTAAAGCAGATCCGTCAGGAGTACGATCCCGAAAACGTCCTGCTGATCGACAACGGCGACCTTTTCCAGGGTACTCCTGTCTCCCAGGTTCAGCTGCTCATGCGCGCCTCCGGAGAATCCACAGACCAGCCTGCCATGGCCGTATGCCTGAAGGAGATCGGCTATGACGTTTTTGTTCTGGGCAACCATGAATTCAACTATGCCTGGGATATCATGAGCGATACCTATCATTGGCTGGAGGAAAACGGGGTTCCCGTCCTGGCAGCGAATGCCTGTTATGACGGAAGTGACCCGGCCCATGAAGCCGGAGAAAACGTCTTTACGCCCTATGTCATCAAAACCGTCACAGTCAATGGACATGAGCACAAAATCGGCATCCTGGGCTTTGAAAACGTGGATATCACCCGCTGGGATCTGCCCGTCAACTATCCCGGCATTCGTTTTGTCCATCCAGGAAATGACGAATTCTCCAACGCCCGGGAAGCGGAGCTTTACCTTCCCCGCATGAAGGAAGAAGGCTGTGAGTTCATCATCGTCTCCTATCACGGCGGTATCGGGGATACGGATATCAGTCTTTTCTTCGGTGCCAATACTGAAAGTCAGGGAATGCGGATGATCGGGGAAACAGAAGGCATTGATTTCCTGATTGCCGGTCATGACCACTCCACCGGTTATTCCAACACCTTCATCCCCAATGCCGCCGGGAAAGAGATTCCTGTAGTCAATGGCGGCGGTCAGGATCTGACAAAGACCGTTTTCCGCTTTTCAGAGGATGAAAACGGCACCCTGCAGTGGCAGATGCTCTCTTCCGAAAACCTGCAGCTCCGTGCCTTTGATACGGATTCTGCCCTGGAAGAAATCATCCGTCCCTACGCGGAGATTGCCGAAGCCGATGTGGAGTCACCCGTCGGCATCGCAGGCGGCTATTGGGACAAGAGCAGCGAATTCTATACAAAGCAGACGGATTCCATGGATCTGGTCAGCGCTGCCATGATGGACAGCGGTACAGAAGCCATGCGGCTGAAATACGGCGAATCCGGCCTGGAATCCCTGAAAGCAGCTACCGGTCTGGACCACCTGGACGTGGATATGGCCATAACCTCCGTCAGCAGCACCGGCTTCACCATCTGGCCCGGAAACATCAGCATGAAGGATATCTACCGCCTGTACCGATATGCCAACAATCTGCTGGTTCTGCCCATGTACGGCCGGGATATCCTGTCCATCATGGAAGAAAACGCAAAGAACCGCCTGACTGTACGGGTCATGAACGGAAACGCGTATTTCCATACCATGGGAGATCAGTTTACCAATATCCTTTTCGGCGGTCTGAACTTTGTGATCGATATGTCCAGGTCGGAGGAACACCGCATCGGCATAAAGGATTTTGCCAATGGCCGGGCCTTTGACCGGGATGCTCTTTACCTGGTTGCCGTGAATAACTATCTCCTGGGCAACGAGCGCTGCGGCCTTCGCGCTTTCAGTGCGGATGATGCTCTCTGGTCCCAGCTGGAGGATGGCGGCAGCATGACGATCCAGGACTCCATTGCGGCCTACATCCGCAAGGAAACAGAAGAAAAAGGCGCCCTGACGCCGGACGCCTTTACCTGGTACTGGAAGATTGTCTATTCTGCGGATCCCGCCGCGCTCCCCGCTTACGAAGGAACAAAGGTTGCTTCCCTGGCGCAGAAGCCAGAGGACGGCCATACTTATGTCCTGTATAACGAATCCCAGGGCTGTGCGCTCACTGCCCGTGAATCCAACGGCGGCCTGGATGATACAAAGATCAATGCCTATGGGGAGTTCCTCGTGGATACCCTGCCGGAAAACGCGCTGCTGCTCACAGCCCATGTGGACACGGAAGGCCGCTTCTCATTCTCCGATCTGGAAGGCCGGTATCTTTCCTGCGTCTCCGGCGGCGGACTGAAGCTGACCGAAGGCCCGTCCGAAGATGACCTGAGCCTCTGGCAGCTGGAAGAAGCCTATGGCGGCTGGATCATCGTGAATGTCGGCGCCCGGGACAAGCAGGCACTTGAATTCTACTCCGACCGCTTCACCACCTACGTTCAGGGCACCTCCGGGCTGTATTTCTTCAATTTCTATGAGCCCCTCAGCTGA